The Caproicibacterium lactatifermentans genome contains a region encoding:
- a CDS encoding DUF6514 family protein, which translates to MQIRKELIGKSTTGSSCLQYYIYYDGESYGVEVEQVKTQLASGTVSDSRGQAVHLAQSLLRNQVFPDNLTEILDDYHFLD; encoded by the coding sequence ATGCAGATACGTAAGGAATTAATTGGAAAATCTACGACTGGAAGCAGCTGCCTACAGTATTATATCTATTATGATGGGGAGAGCTACGGCGTAGAAGTCGAGCAGGTGAAAACCCAGCTTGCCAGCGGAACCGTTTCGGACAGCCGCGGGCAGGCTGTCCACCTTGCACAGTCGCTGCTGCGCAATCAGGTCTTTCCCGATAACCTAACTGAAATTCTGGACGATTATCATTTTCTCGATTAA
- the rd gene encoding rubredoxin — protein MQKYVCNVCGYVYDPAIGDPDNGIPAGTPFEKLPDDWKCPLCGIDKKEFSPEEG, from the coding sequence ATGCAGAAATACGTCTGTAACGTCTGCGGCTATGTCTATGACCCTGCCATAGGTGACCCGGACAATGGTATCCCCGCCGGAACGCCTTTTGAAAAGCTGCCGGACGACTGGAAATGTCCTCTGTGCGGCATAGACAAAAAAGAATTTTCCCCTGAAGAAGGCTAA